In one window of Meiothermus sp. DNA:
- a CDS encoding Bug family tripartite tricarboxylate transporter substrate binding protein translates to MRLATLAVVLLAAGGGLAQFTPRNPECIAPAGAGGGWDFTCRSVAQVMQDLKIVSQPIKTTNLTGGGGGVAYANVVTQRNNDANLIVAASPATTVRLAQGQFSRFTERDVRWLGAVAADFGLVAVKADAPWKTMQELVAAWKADPAKIAVGGGSAVGGQDHMKVLLLGRAAGIEPRSIKYVPFDGGGQALTSLLGGFIQVFAGDASELRAQVESGTVRVLAMMSPRRLPAPYANVPTLRELGYNLDWVVWRGFYVPKNMPTEAYEFWARALRQVERSQEWAKVREQNSLGQFFMTGAEFQVFIDRQVNQFRNLSRELGIIR, encoded by the coding sequence ATGCGATTGGCAACTCTAGCTGTGGTTTTGTTAGCTGCGGGAGGTGGGCTGGCCCAGTTCACCCCGCGCAACCCCGAGTGCATCGCCCCTGCCGGGGCAGGCGGCGGCTGGGACTTCACCTGCCGCAGCGTGGCCCAGGTGATGCAAGACCTGAAGATTGTGTCCCAACCCATCAAAACCACCAACCTAACCGGGGGCGGTGGCGGGGTGGCTTATGCCAACGTGGTTACGCAGCGAAACAACGATGCCAACCTGATTGTGGCGGCCAGCCCGGCCACCACGGTGCGGCTGGCCCAGGGGCAGTTCAGCCGCTTTACCGAGCGAGATGTGCGCTGGTTGGGCGCTGTAGCGGCCGACTTTGGCCTGGTGGCGGTCAAGGCCGACGCGCCCTGGAAAACCATGCAAGAGCTGGTGGCGGCCTGGAAAGCCGACCCCGCCAAGATTGCCGTGGGCGGGGGCAGCGCGGTGGGCGGCCAGGACCACATGAAGGTGTTGCTTCTGGGCCGGGCGGCGGGTATTGAGCCGCGTTCCATCAAATACGTACCTTTCGATGGCGGTGGCCAGGCCCTGACCTCCTTGCTGGGTGGTTTTATCCAGGTATTCGCCGGAGACGCTTCGGAGCTTCGGGCCCAGGTGGAGTCCGGTACGGTGCGGGTTCTTGCCATGATGTCGCCCCGTCGCCTCCCTGCGCCCTATGCCAACGTGCCGACCCTTCGGGAGCTGGGCTACAACCTAGACTGGGTGGTCTGGCGCGGCTTCTATGTGCCCAAGAATATGCCCACCGAAGCCTACGAGTTTTGGGCCAGGGCTTTGCGGCAGGTGGAGCGCAGCCAGGAGTGGGCCAAAGTGCGCGAGCAGAACAGCCTGGGCCAGTTCTTCATGACCGGGGCCGAGTTCCAGGTCTTCATCGACCGGCAGGTCAACCAGTTCCGCAACCTCTCCCGCGAACTGGGCATCATCCGCTAG
- a CDS encoding PLP-dependent aspartate aminotransferase family protein, which translates to MKIKTQAVHAGHHPDPITGAHVVPIFSTSTFAYGSFARGERLFAGEEAGYIYGRVGNPTVRAFEEKLASLEGAEDAVAFASGMAAISALCNTLLAPGDEIVYLAPLYGGTEGYFLETLAKFGVRVTDAGSVENLPQALSPATRMIYLETPTNPTLRIYDLAAVAQLARARGVLTVVDNTFATPYLTRPLQHGIDLVLHSATKYLGGHGDCLAGVLAGPRELMEAVRAEGLRHIGGTLGAFEGYLMLRGLKTLPLRMEAHCAGAAQVAEYLSQHPAVRRVYYPGLPSHPGHETARRQMQGFGGLVSIELESKQAAAIFLDSLKLFTQAVSLGDVESLATHPASTTHQLLPPEIRAAHGVSDALVRLSVGIEDPEDLIADLEQALAQVTRAAAASR; encoded by the coding sequence ATGAAAATCAAAACCCAGGCCGTGCACGCCGGACACCACCCCGACCCCATAACCGGAGCCCATGTGGTGCCCATCTTCAGCACTTCCACTTTCGCCTATGGTTCGTTTGCCAGGGGAGAGCGGCTTTTTGCCGGAGAGGAGGCAGGCTACATCTATGGGCGCGTCGGTAACCCCACCGTGCGGGCCTTCGAAGAGAAGCTGGCCAGCCTCGAGGGGGCCGAAGATGCAGTGGCCTTTGCCAGCGGAATGGCCGCCATCAGCGCACTGTGCAACACCCTGCTGGCCCCCGGCGACGAAATCGTGTATCTGGCCCCCCTGTACGGCGGTACCGAGGGCTACTTTCTGGAAACCCTGGCCAAATTTGGGGTGCGGGTAACCGATGCGGGGAGTGTGGAGAACCTGCCCCAGGCCCTTTCGCCTGCCACCCGGATGATCTACCTCGAGACCCCCACCAACCCCACCCTGCGCATCTACGACCTTGCGGCGGTGGCCCAGCTTGCCCGCGCAAGAGGGGTGCTGACGGTGGTGGACAACACCTTTGCCACTCCCTACCTGACCCGCCCCCTGCAGCACGGCATTGACCTGGTGCTGCACTCCGCCACCAAATACCTGGGCGGCCACGGCGACTGCCTGGCAGGGGTGCTGGCCGGCCCCAGGGAGCTCATGGAAGCAGTGCGGGCCGAGGGGCTGCGGCATATCGGCGGTACCTTGGGGGCCTTCGAGGGCTACCTGATGCTGCGGGGCCTCAAGACCCTGCCCCTGCGCATGGAGGCCCACTGCGCGGGTGCAGCTCAGGTAGCCGAATACCTCTCCCAGCACCCTGCCGTGCGGCGGGTCTACTACCCCGGCCTGCCCTCCCACCCCGGCCACGAGACGGCCCGGCGGCAGATGCAGGGCTTTGGGGGGCTGGTCTCCATTGAGCTGGAGTCCAAACAGGCTGCGGCCATTTTCCTGGATAGCCTGAAGCTTTTCACCCAGGCCGTAAGCCTGGGCGATGTGGAGTCGCTGGCCACCCACCCGGCCTCCACCACCCACCAGCTTCTGCCGCCCGAGATTCGGGCTGCCCACGGCGTCAGCGATGCGCTGGTACGCCTTTCGGTGGGCATCGAGGACCCCGAGGATTTAATTGCCGACCTCGAGCAAGCCCTTGCCCAGGTAACGCGGGCTGCGGCGGCTTCGAGGTAG
- a CDS encoding GntR family transcriptional regulator, whose product MLAPQTEEAYRRLRRMILSLELRPGEPLVERKLEELLAVSRTPIRAAIQQLFREGLAQRTGRVYTVAPLDLAELEEAFEFRTWLETYVVRVAASRRPNARQLRELLASVEADLDPEVELEKATDFHLALAKLTGNRFVVASLAQVLQRIYRARYLEITRPQGADQALSDHLHLIELLQQGQAEAAAAFLQRHLERSREALLESLEGSILLGARSS is encoded by the coding sequence ATGCTGGCTCCGCAAACCGAAGAGGCTTACCGCCGCCTGCGCCGGATGATTTTGTCGCTGGAACTGAGGCCTGGCGAGCCCCTGGTTGAGCGCAAACTGGAAGAACTGCTGGCGGTTTCCCGAACCCCCATCCGGGCCGCCATTCAACAGCTTTTCCGTGAGGGGCTGGCGCAGCGCACGGGCCGGGTCTACACCGTAGCTCCCCTGGACCTGGCAGAACTCGAGGAGGCTTTTGAGTTTCGTACCTGGCTCGAGACCTACGTGGTGCGGGTGGCTGCCTCGCGTCGGCCCAACGCCCGCCAGCTTCGGGAACTGCTGGCCTCGGTAGAGGCCGACCTCGACCCCGAGGTCGAACTGGAAAAAGCCACCGATTTCCACCTGGCACTGGCCAAGCTTACCGGCAACCGCTTTGTGGTGGCCTCGCTGGCCCAGGTTTTGCAGCGCATCTACCGGGCCCGCTACCTGGAAATTACCCGCCCTCAGGGGGCCGACCAGGCCCTGAGCGACCACCTGCACTTGATCGAACTGCTGCAGCAGGGGCAGGCCGAGGCGGCGGCAGCCTTTTTGCAGAGGCACCTCGAGCGTTCCCGGGAGGCCTTATTAGAAAGCCTCGAGGGCTCCATTTTGCTGGGCGCACGCTCATCTTGA
- a CDS encoding tripartite tricarboxylate transporter TctB family protein, whose protein sequence is MADRIVGVLVLLLALGYGLEASRMQVGFLSDPLGPRPFPYIIAVLVGLSALWLIFKPDPSPTWPPARFWPVLGLVLLSLVAYAYLVVPLGFILTTTLEMTLLSLLFGARWWQGLGAALAFTLAVYFLFTEGLGVTLPVGRIFG, encoded by the coding sequence ATGGCCGACCGCATCGTAGGCGTTTTGGTCTTGCTGCTGGCCCTGGGGTATGGCCTCGAGGCCAGCCGCATGCAGGTGGGCTTCCTTTCCGACCCTTTGGGCCCCCGGCCTTTCCCCTATATCATTGCTGTGTTGGTGGGGCTTTCGGCCTTATGGCTCATCTTCAAACCCGACCCCAGCCCCACCTGGCCGCCCGCGCGCTTCTGGCCGGTGCTGGGGCTGGTGCTCTTGAGCCTGGTGGCGTATGCCTATTTGGTGGTGCCGCTGGGTTTTATACTCACCACTACCCTTGAGATGACCTTGCTCTCGCTGCTGTTTGGCGCCCGCTGGTGGCAGGGACTGGGGGCTGCGCTGGCCTTCACCCTGGCCGTCTACTTCTTGTTCACCGAAGGGTTGGGTGTGACCCTGCCGGTAGGCCGGATTTTCGGATAG